One window of the Athene noctua chromosome 5, bAthNoc1.hap1.1, whole genome shotgun sequence genome contains the following:
- the HMX3 gene encoding homeobox protein HMX3, with amino-acid sequence MPETGQEPPSAPPPPPKESFYIKNLLNGGPPKAPPKQPRALFAPSGKATVDGGGFALSQVGDLAFPRFEIPAPRFALSAHCLERAQTWWYPYALTPAGAHLPRTEAAEKSLLRDSSPASGTDRDSPEPLLKAEGEQKELDSKSTDEIVLEESDSEEAKKEGGSEDWKKREESPEKKPCRKKKTRTVFSRSQVFQLESTFDMKRYLSSSERAGLAASLHLTETQVKIWFQNRRNKWKRQLAAELEAANLSHAAAQRIVRVPILYHENSGAEGSAGGGGAPGTQPLLTFPHPVYYSHPVVTSVPLLRPV; translated from the exons ATGCCGGAGACCGGGCAGGAGCCGcccagcgccccgccgccgccccccaaGGAATCTTTCTACATCAAAAACCTGCTCAACGGCGGCCCCCCCAAGGCGCCTCCCAAGCAGCCGCGGGCTCTGTTCGCCCCCTCGGGAAAGGCGACGGTGGACGGCGGCGGCTTCGCCCTCTCGCAGGTGGGCGACCTCGCTTTCCCCCGCTTCGAGATCCCGGCGCCCCGCTTCGCCCTGAGCGCCCACTGCCTGGAGCGCGCCCAGACCTGGTGGTACCCCTACGCCCTGACGCCGGCCGGAGCCCACCTGCCCCGCACGGAAG CCGCGGAGAAATCCCTGCTGAGGGACTCGTCCCCCGCCTCGGGCACCGACCGGGACTCCCCGGAGCCGCTGCTGAAGGCGGAGGgggagcagaaggagctggacTCCAAGAGCACCGACGAGATCGTCCTGGAGGAAAGCGATTCGGAGGAGGCGAAGAAAGAAGGAGGTTCCGAGGACTGGAAGAAACGGGAGGAGAGCCCGGAGAAGAAACCCTGCCGCAAGAAGAAGACGCGCACGGTGTTCAGCCGCAGCCAGGTTTTCCAGCTGGAATCCACCTTCGACATGAAGCGGTACCTGAGCAGCTCGGAGCGGGCCGGCCTGGCCGCCTCCCTCCACCTGACAGAGACCCAGGTGAAGATTTGGTTCCAAAACCGTCGCAACAAGTGGAAGAGGCAACTAGCAGCCGAGCTAGAGGCGGCCAACCTCAGCCACGCCGCCGCGCAGCGCATCGTCCGCGTCCCCATCCTCTACCACGAGAACTCGGGCGCGGAAGGGtccgcggggggcggcggagcccccGGCACCCAACCCCTTCTCACCTTTCCTCACCCCGTCTACTATTCCCACCCCGTGGTCACCTCCGTGCCGCTCCTGCGGCCCGTCTGA